In a genomic window of Quercus lobata isolate SW786 chromosome 4, ValleyOak3.0 Primary Assembly, whole genome shotgun sequence:
- the LOC115984196 gene encoding putative disease resistance protein RGA3 has translation MAEAILFGLAQKMIENLGSQTFQEFGSLWGVEGELEKLKDTVSTIQAVLQDAAEQQSHNHQVKHWLEKLNDAVYDADDLLSEFSTEATRRSMVSKNKVAKEVRTCFSCSNPLAFRYKMSRKIKAMRQKLNAVAENRKNFHLKEFHGETNVVRRKRDPTHSFVREEKVIGREDDRKAIIGLLFDSNVEENVSVIPIVGIGGLGKTTLAQYVYNDEKVQNYFELKMWVCISDVFELKIIIEKITGNAPGNLEMDELQRQLRQKIDQKKYLLVLDDVWNEDRGKWLNLIDILMGGSKGSKIIITTRSRLVARITNTVSPYILKGLSEDRSWFLFEQVAFSKGQVTNNPTLVTIGREIVKICQGVPLAIMSIGHVLYCKETESEWLLVKNNLLANLIEGNEIFPILKLSYDNLPSHLKSCFAYCSLFPKDYEMDKETVIQLWIAQGFVQSSNRNQQLEDVGDEYFKDLLWRSFFEEINEYGDLKYKMHDLIHDLAEAVAGEECKLVSFDGKDINEKNRHVSCPFYINPSFTETLSLLVKAIKVRTFLLTCSRRYSGALEESMLNTIILSFKSLCALDLHALKITSIPNSIGKLIHLKYLDVSFNKDIETLPDSITTLLNLQVLKLYDCKGLKELPKNFRNLVNLKHLYNHGCDNLSHMPCGLGQMTSLQTLPIFIVSTSSDIGGLGELKDLKNLRGTLEISHLERLEETNSESIVVNLREKQHLEKLILKWYHQDQVGNNEDVKLLEDLQPHENLKYLEVYQYKGVKFSSWISSLINLVDLSIESCKRCRYLPPLSHLPSLKSLSLDTMNDLEYISDKDMSKEVPASSTTLSTTFFPSLKSLTIIACPNLKGWWGRTDHQQDQSHNSLPLFPLLSSLWISNCPEMTSMPLFPNLEESLYLENVSLKPLQETMSVSSSSLSSSSPLSKLNEMQLDSIEDIESLPAEWALHSLKQLYIQNCPRLTSMSGAVRNLTSLCSLSIVNCEEFDPFRDMHDDGMEWRCLICLRDLRFEGIPKLKSLPVGLQCISTLKELIISNCPNLMTLPELTSLESLWIQGCEPNLTSLLEISCLTSLRWLAISDFPNLITFPESIRNPISLESLTIWRCPNLTTLPDDGFLKSLRKLHICPQLAEKYKNKIEKDFPNLEIRGL, from the coding sequence ATGGCCGAAGCAATCCTCTTTGGTCTTGCTcagaaaatgattgaaaatcTGGGCTCTCAGACTTTCCAAGAGTTTGGATCACTCTGGGGTGTCGAAGGTGAGCTTGAAAAACTCAAGGACACTGTTTCCACAATCCAAGCTGTACTTCAGGATGCAGCGGAGCAGCAAAGTCATAACCATCAAGTCAAGCACTGGCTCGAAAAGCTCAACGATGCAGTTTATGACGCAGATGACCTGTTGAGTGAGTTCTCAACTGAAGCTACAAGGCGAAGCATGGTGAGTAAGAATAAAGTTGCAAAAGAGGTACGCACTTGCTTTTCATGTTCAAACCCACTTGCTTTTCGTTATAAGATGAGTCGTAAAATAAAGGCAATGAGGCAAAAACTAAATGCGGTAGCAGAAAACAGGAAAAACTTTCACCTGAAAGAATTCCATGGAGAGACAAATGTTGTGAGAAGGAAGAGGGATCCAACTCACTCATTTGTACGTGAAGAAAAAGTTATTGGGAGGGAAGATGATAGAAAGGCTATCATAGGCCTATTATTTGACTCTAATGTAGAAGAGAATGTTTCGGTCATTCCCATTGTGGGGATCGGGGGCTTAGGGAAGACAACACTTGCTCAATATGTGTATAATGATGAGAAAGTCCaaaattattttgagttaaaaatGTGGGTATGCATTTCCGATGTCTTTGAGttgaaaataattattgaaAAGATAACAGGTAATGCACCTGGAAATCTGGAAATGGATGAATTGCAAAGGCAACTTCGtcaaaaaattgatcaaaaaaaaTACTTACTAGTATTGGATGATGTATGGAATGAAGACCGTGGAAAATGGctaaacttgatagatattttAATGGGTGGTTCAAAAGGAAGTAAGATTATAATAACCACTCGTAGTAGATTGGTTGCAAGGATTACAAACACAGTTTCACCATATATTCTTAAAGGTCTCTCCGAAGATCGGTCATGGTTTTTATTTGAGCAAGTGGCATTTAGTAAAGGGCAAGTGACCAATAATCCTACATTAGTTACAATTGGAAGGGAGATTGTAAAAATATGTCAAGGGGTACCCCTTGCCATAATGTCCATAGGACATGTGTTATATTGTAAGGAAACAGAATCTGAATGGTTACTCGTGAAGAATAATTTACTAGCAAATTTAATTGAAGGAAATGagatttttccaattttaaaGTTGAGTTATGATAATCTCCCATCACATTTAAAGAGTTGTTTTGCTTATTGCTCTTTGTTTCCCAAAGATTATGAGATGGATAAGGAAACAGTGATACAACTATGGATAGCACAAGGGTTTGTCCAATCATCAAACAGAAATCAACAATTAGAGGATGTTGGTGATGAGTATTTCAAGGATTTACTTTGGAGGTCATTCTTTGaggaaataaatgaatatgGAGACCTAAAATACAAGATGCATGATTTAATTCATGATCTTGCGGAAGCTGTTGCAGGCGAGGAGTGCAAGCTTGTTAGTTTTGATGGCAAagatattaatgaaaaaaatcgTCATGTATCATGTCCATTTTATATTAACCCATCTTTTACGGAAACTTTAAGCTTGTTGGTTAAAGCAATCAAGGTACGTACATTTCTTCTGACATGTAGTCGGAGGTACTCCGGTGCCTTGGAGGAGTCAATGTTGAATACAATTATTTTGAGTTTCAAGAGCTTGTGTGCATTAGATTTACATGCATTGAAGATTACATCAATACCAAATTCTATAGGGAAGTTAATACATCTAAAGTATCTTGATGTTTCTTTTAATAAGGATATTGAAACTCTCCCTGACTCAATTACTACATTGTTGAATTTGCAAGTACTAAAACTTTATGACTGTAAAGGTCTTAAAGAATTACCCAAAAACTTTAGAAACTTGGTTAACCTCAAACATCTTTATAATCATGGTTGTGATAATTTGAGTCATATGCCATGTGGATTAGGGCAAATGACTTCACTTCAAACATTACCAATATTCATTGTGAGCACCTCCTCCGACATTGGTGGATTAGGCGAATTGAAGGACCTAAAAAACCTGCGAGGAACATTAGAGATCTCACATTTGGAAAGGTTGGAAGAAACTAACTCAGAATCCATTGTTGTGAATTTAAGGGAGAAGCAACATCTtgaaaaattgatattaaaatGGTATCATCAAGATCAAGTAGGTAATAATGAAGATGTGAAGTTATTAGAAGACCTCCAGCCACACGAAAATCTCAAATATTTGGAAGTGTATCAGTATAAGGGTGTGAAATTTTCAAGTTGGATCTCTTCTCTCATAAATCTTGTTGATTTAAGTATAGAGAGTTGTAAGAGATGCCGATATCTGCCACCATTGTCTCATCTCCCCTCTTTAAAATCTCTAAGCCTTGATACGATGAATGATTTGGAGTACATATCCGATAAAGATATGAGTAAAGAGGTGCCTGCTTCATCCACAACATTATCAACAACGTTCTTCCCATCTCTAAAGTCACTCACAATAATTGCATGTCCTAATTTGAAGGGATGGTGGGGGAGAACAGATCATCAACAAGATCAGTCTCACAACTCACTGCCTTtatttcctcttctttcttctttgtggATTAGTAATTGCCCTGAAATGACTTCCATGCCCCTGTTTCCCAATCTCGAAGAATCTCTATATTTAGAGAATGTCAGTTTGAAGCCTTTGCAAGAGACAATGTCAGTTTCCTCCTCTTCATtatcctcttcttctcctctctccaaATTAAATGAGATGCAATTGGATTCTATAGAAGATATAGAGTCTCTTCCGGCTGAGTGGGCACTACATTCTCTCAAACAACTATATATTCAGAATTGCCCTAGACTAACATCTATGTCTGGAGCGGTGCGTAATCTCACCTCCCTCTGTTCGCTATCAATTGTCAATTGCGAGGAGTTCGATCCATTCAGAGACATGCATGATGATGGCATGGAATGGCGATGCCTCATTTGTCTCCGTGATTTACGTTTCGAAGGTATTCCGAAACTGAAGTCTCTCCCTGTGGGTCTTCAATGTATTTCCACCCTAAAAGAGCTCATCATTTCAAACTGTCCAAATTTAATGACTTTGCCGGAACTCACCTCACTTGAATCTCTTTGGATTCAGGGATGCGAGCCTAATCTGACATCACTTCTTGAGATTAGTTGTCTCACTTCTTTACGGTGGCTGGCAATTTCAGACTTTCCCAATTTGATTACTTTCCCCGAATCAATTAGGAATCCAATCTCACTTGAAAGCCTTACCATTTGGAGATGTCCCAATCTCACAACACTACCCGATGATGGTTTTCTCAAGTCTTTACGAAAACTGCATATATGTCCTCAGTTAgctgaaaaatacaaaaataaaatcgaAAAGGATTTCCCTAATTTGGAAATCAGAGGGTTATGA